GCCTCCTGGATCTGGCGGATGGCGTCGCGGGCGATGCCGAGGCGCTTGAGCTCCGGGGTGATGTGGAGGTCGAGGGCGACGGTGGCGCCGGACTCGTTGGCGACCGCCCAGCCCTCGCGCGGGGTCTCGGTGATGACGACCTCGTCGGGGGAGAGGGCGACGGGCTCGCCGTTCAGGTCGACGGTGGCGGTGCCGGTGGTGCGCAGGTCGGCGGCGAGGGTGGCCGCGTCGGCGGCGGCGACGGCCTTGGCGACGTCCTGGACGCCCTTGCCGAAGCGCTTGCCGAGGGCGCGGAAGTTGGCCTTGGCGGTGGTGTCGACGAGGGAGCCGCCGACGGCCGCGAGCGACTCGAGGGCGGTGACGTTGAGCTCCTCGGCGATCTGCGCGCGCAGGTCGGCGGGCAGTTCGTCCCAGCCCTGGGCCGCGATCAGGGCGCGGGAGAGGGGCTGGCGGGTCTTGACGCCGGATTCCGCGCGGGTGGCGCGGCCGAGCTCGACCAGGCGGCGGACCAGGGCCATGTGGCGCGAGAGGTCGGTGTCGATCAGGGACTCGTCCGCGACCGGCCAGGTGGCCAGGTGGACGGAGGCCGGGGCGCCGGGGACGACCGGGACGACCAGGTCCTGCCAGACCCGCTCGGTGATGAAGGGGGTGAGCGGGGCCATCAGGCGGGTGACGGTCTCCAGGGCCTCGTGCAGGGTGGCGAGGGCCGCCTTGTCGCCCTGCCAGAAGCGGCGGCGGCCGCGGCGGACGTACCAGTTGGAGAGGTCGTCGACGAAGCCGGAGAGCAGCTTGCCGGCCCGCTGGGTGTCGTAGGCCTCCAGGGCGGCGTCCACCTCGCGGACGAGGGTGTGCAGCTCGGAGAGCACCCAGCGGTCGAGCTGCGGGCGCATCTCGGGGGCGGGGTCGGCGGCGGACGGCGCCCAGCCGGTGGTCCGGGCGTACAGGGCCTGGAAGGCGACGGTGTTCCAGTAGGTGAGGAGGGTCTTGCGGACCACTTCCTGGATGGTGCCGTGGCCGACCCGGCGGGCCGACCAGGGGGAGCCGCCGGCTGCCATGAACCAGCGGACGGCGTCGGCGCCGTGCTGGTCCATCAGCGGGATGGGCTGCAGGATGTTGCCGAGGTGCTTGGACATCTTGCGGCCGTCCTCGGCCAGGATGTGGCCCAGGCAGACGACGTTCTCGTAGCTGTTCTTGTCGAACACCAGGGTGCCGACCGCCATCAGCGTGTAGAACCAGCCACGGGTCTGGTCGATCGCCTCGGAGATGAACTGCGCCGGGTAGCGCTTCTCGAAGAGCTCCTTGTTCTGGTACGGGTAGCCGTACTGGGCGAAGGGCATCGAGCCCGAGTCGTACCAGGCGTCGATCACCTCGGGCACCCGGGTGGAGGTGCCGCCGCACTCACGGCAGTCGAAGGTGACGTCGTCGATGTACGGGCGGTGCGGGTCGAGTCCACTCTGATCGGTGCCGGTCAGCTCGGACAGCTCGGCCAGCGAGCCGACGCAGGTGAGGTGGTTCTCCTCGCAGCGCCAGATCGGCAGCGGGGTGCCCCAGTAGCGGTTGCGGGAGAGCGCCCAGTCGATGTTGTTGTTCAGCCAGTCGCCGAAGCGGCCGTGCTTGACGTTCTCGGGGAACCAGTTGGTCGCCTCGTTCTCGCGGATCAGCGCGTCCTTGACGGCGGTGGTCCGGATGTACCAGGACGGCTGCGCGTAGTACAGCAGCGCGGTGTGGCAGCGCCAGCAGTGCGGGTAGCTGTGCTCGTACGGGAGGTGACGGAACAGCAGGCCGCGCTCCTGGAGGTCCTTGACCAGGGCCTCGTCGGCCTTCTTGAAGAAGATGCCGCCGACCAGCGGGACCTCGGGCGAGAAGGTGCCGTCCGCGAGGACCGGGTTGACCACGGGCAGGCCGTACTTGCGGCAGGTCGCGAGGTCGTCCGCGCCGAAGGCCGGGGACTGGTGGACGATACCCGTGCCGTCCTCGGTGGTGACGTAGTCGGCGTTGAGGACGTAGTGCGCGTTCTCGATCTCGACCAGGTCGAAGGGGCGGCGGTAGGCCCAGCGCTCCATCTCGGCGCCGGTGAAGCGCTCGCCGGTGGCCTCCCAGCCTTCGCCGAGCGACTTGGCGAGCAGCGGCTCGGCGACGACGAGCTTCTCGGTGCCGTCGGTCGCGACGACGTAGGTGACGTCCGGGTGGACGGCGGCGGCGGTGTTGGAGACCAGGGTCCAGGGCGTGGTCGTCCAGACCAGCAGGGCCGCCCGGCCGGCCAGCGGGCCGGAGGTCAGCGGGAAGCGCACGAAGACGGACGGGTCGA
The sequence above is a segment of the Kitasatospora sp. NBC_00240 genome. Coding sequences within it:
- the ileS gene encoding isoleucine--tRNA ligase → MSTYNPVPAQVDLPALEHQILSFWQDNKVFQQSLEQSEGRPEWVFYEGPPTANGMPGAHHIEARVFKDVFPRYRTMKGYHVARKAGWDCHGLPVELAVEKELGFSGKQDIETYGIAEFNAKCRDSVTRHTDAFAELTTRMGYWVDLDEAYRTMDPSYVQSVWWSLKQIFDKGLLVQDHRVAPWCPRCGTGLSDHELAQGYETVVDPSVFVRFPLTSGPLAGRAALLVWTTTPWTLVSNTAAAVHPDVTYVVATDGTEKLVVAEPLLAKSLGEGWEATGERFTGAEMERWAYRRPFDLVEIENAHYVLNADYVTTEDGTGIVHQSPAFGADDLATCRKYGLPVVNPVLADGTFSPEVPLVGGIFFKKADEALVKDLQERGLLFRHLPYEHSYPHCWRCHTALLYYAQPSWYIRTTAVKDALIRENEATNWFPENVKHGRFGDWLNNNIDWALSRNRYWGTPLPIWRCEENHLTCVGSLAELSELTGTDQSGLDPHRPYIDDVTFDCRECGGTSTRVPEVIDAWYDSGSMPFAQYGYPYQNKELFEKRYPAQFISEAIDQTRGWFYTLMAVGTLVFDKNSYENVVCLGHILAEDGRKMSKHLGNILQPIPLMDQHGADAVRWFMAAGGSPWSARRVGHGTIQEVVRKTLLTYWNTVAFQALYARTTGWAPSAADPAPEMRPQLDRWVLSELHTLVREVDAALEAYDTQRAGKLLSGFVDDLSNWYVRRGRRRFWQGDKAALATLHEALETVTRLMAPLTPFITERVWQDLVVPVVPGAPASVHLATWPVADESLIDTDLSRHMALVRRLVELGRATRAESGVKTRQPLSRALIAAQGWDELPADLRAQIAEELNVTALESLAAVGGSLVDTTAKANFRALGKRFGKGVQDVAKAVAAADAATLAADLRTTGTATVDLNGEPVALSPDEVVITETPREGWAVANESGATVALDLHITPELKRLGIARDAIRQIQEARKNSGLDVADRIVLRWTAANDETTEAITEHGALVAEEVLALDFTAGTADWESAPFTDESLGLTFQLRKA